In a genomic window of Phaeodactylum tricornutum CCAP 1055/1 chromosome 6, whole genome shotgun sequence:
- a CDS encoding predicted protein: MESIVSITERLLGLRGSPPGTLASLAENEIKLVCSRVRPVLMDQPMFLELEAPIKICGDIHGQFTDLLRLFEYGGFPPEANYLFLGDYVDRGKQSIETICLLMCYKIRYPENFFILRGNHESAGINRIYGFYDECKRRYSIKLWKVFSDVFNCLPASALVDEKILCMHGGLSPELQSLHQITDLQRPCDVPDVGLLCDLLWSDPDANISGWGENDRGVSFVFGADVVTKFLEVHDLDLLVRAHQVVEDGYEFFAGRRLVTLFSAPNYCGEFDNAGGMISVDEELMCSFQILKPSSRSARFGRNPAASES; this comes from the coding sequence ATGGAAAGCATTGTTTCTATAACGGAGCGCTTGCTGGGTTTGCGAGGGAGTCCACCGGGAACACTGGCCAGTCTCGCCGAAAACGAAATTAAACTGGTGTGCAGCCGAGTAAGACCAGTACTGATGGACCAACCCATGTTCCTCGAGTTGGAGGCCCCGATTAAGATTTGCGGGGATATTCACGGACAGTTCACTGATTTGCTGCGCCTCTTCGAGTACGGCGGATTTCCACCAGAAGCTAACTACTTGTTTCTGGGCGACTACGTAGATCGAGGAAAACAATCAATCGAAACTATCTGTCTTTTGATGTGCTACAAAATTCGCTATCCGGAAAACTTTTTCATTTTGCGGGGTAATCACGAAAGTGCCGGTATCAATCGGATCTATGGCTTCTACGACGAATGCAAACGCCGTTACAGTATTAAGCTGTGGAAAGTCTTTTCCGACGTATTCAATTGCTTGCCGGCGTCAGCGTTGGTTGACGAGAAAATATTGTGCATGCACGGAGGGCTTTCCCCAGAGTTGCAATCACTGCATCAGATTACCGACCTTCAAAGGCCCTGCGATGTCCCTGACGTTGGTTTGCTATGCGATTTGCTATGGAGCGACCCCGATGCCAATATTTCAGGATGGGGCGAGAACGACAGGGGCGTGTCGTTCGTTTTTGGCGCGGACGTTGTGACCAAGTTTCTCGAAGTgcacgatttggatttgcTGGTGCGCGCTCATCAGGTTGTAGAGGACGGCTACGAATTCTTTGCGGGCCGCCGACTGGTGACGCTGTTTAGTGCTCCGAATTATTGCGGAGAGTTTGATAATGCGGGAGGGATGATATCGGTCGACGAAGAGCTCATGTGCAGTTTTCAAATCCTCAAACCGTCGAGTCGATCCGCAAGGTTCGGACGTAACCCGGCGGCCTCTGAATCGTGA
- a CDS encoding predicted protein, with protein sequence MITRYRSLNKPFHSFPSVTLRTLLVSLAIIFFVTLRSTTAFAPAPSLLVAGQTTPLSTSPIRSWRSLYARVNGDSSLQEPLPFVIESIPLDQNERVYTEISEVCIQAFFNDGEQHRKIPPWKAWQLGYLRQLQQSDLKVRRRKYPDTNFMLVARRVYPISEMPGAVRHTPLILDVSQVLNLQPQPEEDYVRGEILGFVEVTKKPYGLGSEKVGFDDESRIKLRKMSFYESRPVLTNLSVRYEARQSGVGSKLVQACEDRVLKDWGMKEMILEVEDDNDNARNFYLKRGYKVLFEDPASRRYDTTGVWLKQVRCKRQIMRKALGAVELVALNAFEVKNSVNKLFGIKILQRLRDNVLGTIKERVR encoded by the coding sequence ATGATTACTCGGTATCGATCCCTCAATAAGCCGTTCCATTCTTTCCCTTCTGTAACTTTGCGCACGCTCTTGGTTTCGCTAGCGATAATTTTCTTCGTTACTCTTCGGTCAACGACAGCTTTTGCACCCGCACCCTCTTTGCTTGTTGCCGGACAAACAACGCCGTTATCCACGTCGCCAATACGGTCTTGGAGAAGCCTCTACGCTCGTGTCAATGGAGACTCGTCGCTTCAAGAGCCACTCCCGTTCGTAATCGAAAGTATACCACTTGATCAAAACGAACGCGTCTACACAGAAATTTCTGAAGTCTGTATTCAGGCCTTTTTCAACGATGGTGAGCAGCACCGGAAGATTCCTCCCTGGAAGGCATGGCAACTGGGATACCTACGTCAGTTGCAACAGTCTGATCTTAAAGTGCGGCGGAGAAAATACCCAGATACCAATTTCATGCTCGTTGCCCGGCGTGTGTACCCCATCTCGGAGATGCCTGGCGCCGTACGACACACGCCACTCATCCTCGATGTATCGCAAGTTCTGAATTTGCAACCGCAACCGGAGGAAGACTACGTGCGTGGAGAAATACTAGGATTTGTTGAAGTCACCAAAAAACCTTACGGACTGGGGAGCGAAAAGGTTGGCTTTGACGACGAATCGCGGATCAAATTGCGTAAAATGAGCTTTTACGAGTCGCGCCCCGTCCTGACGAACCTCAGTGTCCGGTACGAAGCCCGCCAATCTGGCGTCGGCTCGAAACTCGTGCAAGCTTGTGAAGACCGAGTTTTAAAAGACTGGGGCATGAAGGAAATGATACTGGAAGTggaggacgacaacgacaatgctCGCAATTTTTATCTAAAACGTGGCTACAAGGTATTGTTTGAAGACCCGGCATCGAGGCGATACGATACGACCGGTGTGTGGCTCAAGCAGGTACGATGCAAACGTCAAATTATGCGCAAAGCTTTGGGTGCCGTGGAACTGGTCGCACTGAATGCCTTCGAAGTAAAGAACAGTGTAAACAAACTGTTCGGTATCAAAATCCTTCAGCGGCTACGAGACAATGTTCTCGGAACAATCAAGGAACGTGTACGCTAG
- a CDS encoding predicted protein, with the protein MATSRPKSIPETSLNSRNDPFMQLSSQDSLEWRKKPIKTTKKPLSKGIPPKAFHCGTQENRRRPRPGEAQKLKMHAETQTKVLNEQKKRLGQNLSIQRSAFKEVTSLRTWPLQAKALSDLEQLVRGYIHTKGGHSNGHRQKKDDEDNNHREAFLPPDPSQPSAGDCSSTLTSSASAPSGERERKLAMRNPRLSPEKSRLKTQYQMSFLAEQELQPPLPAAYQFGSPLWSMEPRIFSTEKSNTGKRKYVVGQLGRFMDLYWRKADPNQRHYYELIRENTPCRLYFDLEFSRICNPGISEADAETLLDEFYSELVADLETAYKITEMRRTNIVDLDSSTETKFSRHWIVHLPNEWLFANTYAVGQFVKNLVGRLAELQATGQLGLTRPMLQKLLFVAGNVRTASDSAPEKKTCFIDLGVYTRNRLFRLLGSSKFGKPASAALRISESNEFRFPKDFGNHNFYLPAMRAHLRKEENNSINIEDSDSKFETALKEFVAATDWSMHAEVLAQTLVVPANQSKLQHLVLPFIDDFKEELISRVPGQTRRLLAMEAKPICVGPSPYPVLDDYVQRELATRGGVKGAIRAWSVEMDPEQDCALRITYQMSRNRWCECVRREHKSNNIFWSVDFASYQAVQGCHDPECRLMNFRGSPISLPDEVTEAVRDTLLEEALCKFDEKSLLHQSKTKIEEEKRISATALLCDESFECALGALNLDDILAPLSVGSISQSSDMVATVDVENSACKITQPVHSKFEQVGGVEDDSGWSSDCEDVVAIARKLEEKRKESTDLK; encoded by the coding sequence ATGGCCACCAGTAGACCGAAATCGATACCAGAGACTTCGCTAAACAGCAGAAATGATCCTTTTATGCAATTGTCTTCCCAGGATTCATTAGAATGGCGAAAAAAACCTATCAAAACGACCAAGAAACCGCTTTCCAAAGGCATACCACCGAAAGCTTTCCACTGCGGCACGCAGGAAAACCGTCGACGTCCTCGACCTGGAGAAGCACAAAAACTGAAAATGCATGCCGAAACCCAGACAAAAGTATTGAACGAACAGAAGAAACGATTGGGTCAAAACTTATCTATTCAACGATCGGCTTTTAAGGAAGTGACTTCGTTGCGCACTTGGCCACTCCAAGCAAAAGCATTGTCAGACTTGGAACAACTAGTACGGGGCTATATTCACACCAAAGGCGGCCATAGCAACGGACATCGTCAAAAaaaagacgatgaagacaacAACCATCGTGAGGCATTTCTTCCACCGGATCCATCGCAACCATCAGCAGGGGACTGTTCATCCACGCTGACTTCTTCGGCGTCAGCGCCCTCTGGTGAAAGAGAGCGCAAGCTCGCAATGCGAAATCCACGCTTGAGTCCGGAAAAAAGTCGCCTCAAGACTCAATATCAGATGTCCTTTCTTGCGGAGCAAGAACTGCAACCACCTCTTCCAGCTGCGTATCAGTTTGGCTCTCCGCTGTGGTCCATGGAACCACGAATCTTTAGCACGGAAAAATCAAATACTGGCAAACGGAAGTACGTTGTAGGCCAGCTCGGTCGTTTCATGGACTTGTACTGGCGAAAAGCTGATCCAAATCAGCGTCACTATTACGAGCTCATCCGTGAAAACACGCCCTGTAGGCTATATTTTGACCTTGAGTTTTCGAGGATTTGCAACCCTGGTATTTCTGAAGCCGATGCTGAAACACTACTTGATGAGTTCTATTCAGAGCTCGTCGCAGATCTTGAGACTGCGTATAAAATCACTGAAATGAGGCGCACTAATATTGTTGATTTGGACTCGAGTACGGAAACCAAGTTTTCTCGGCATTGGATTGTTCATTTACCGAACGAGTGGCTTTTTGCCAATACATATGCAGTGGGGCAATTTGTGAAAAACCTCGTCGGACGCCTAGCGGAATTACAAGCGACTGGGCAACTCGGGCTGACACGACCGATGTTGCAGAAGCTACTTTTCGTGGCAGGAAATGTACGGACCGCTTCTGATTCTGCCCCAGAGAAAAAAACATGCTTCATTGATTTAGGTGTGTACACACGAAATCGTCTGTTTCGATTGCTCGGATCCTCAAAGTTTGGAAAACCAGCTTCAGCAGCACTCCGTATCTCTGAATCAAATGAATTCCGGTTTCCAAAAGACTTCGGAAATCACAATTTTTATTTACCTGCGATGCGGGCTCATCTCCGTAAGGAGGAGAACAATAGCATAAACATCGAAGATAGTGACAGCAAGTTTGAAACGGCCCTCAAGGAATTTGTGGCCGCCACAGACTGGTCGATGCATGCGGAAGTGCTCGCACAAACGTTGGTTGTCCCAGCGAACCAGTCCAAGCTACAGCACCTTGTTTTACCTTTCATTGATGATTTCAAAGAGGAGCTTATTTCCCGCGTTCCAGGGCAGACACGCCGGCTTCTGGCCATGGAAGCTAAACCAATTTGTGTGGGTCCATCTCCGTATCCGGTCCTTGACGACTACGTACAGAGAGAGTTAGCGACACGTGGCGGCGTTAAAGGGGCGATACGAGCGTGGTCTGTTGAGATGGATCCAGAACAAGATTGTGCATTACGCATTACGTATCAAATGAGCCGAAACCGATGGTGCGAATGTGTACGTCGTGAACACAAAAGTAACAATATTTTCTGGTCTGTGGATTTTGCATCCTATCAGGCTGTTCAAGGCTGTCACGATCCCGAATGCCGTCTTATGAATTTCCGCGGATCACCAATAAGTCTACCCGATGAAGTGACAGAAGCTGTTCGTGATACCCTGCTCGAGGAGGCGCTTTGCAAATTCGATGAAAAGTCTCTTCTGCATcaaagcaaaacaaaaatagaggaagaaaaaaggatTTCCGCTACGGCATTACTTTGTGACGAATCATTCGAATGCGCATTGGGCGCGCTGAATTTGGACGACATACTTGCACCATTAAGTGTAGGCTCGATATCACAGTCCTCAGACATGGTAGCAACGGTTGATGTGGAAAATAGCGCTTGCAAAATTACGCAACCAGTTCATTCAAAGTTTGAGCAAGTTGGCGGCGTAGAAGATGATTCTGGCTGGTCTTCAGATTGCGAAGATGTCGTCGCAATTGCTCGAAAACTTGAAGAGAAACGTAAAGAAAGCACCGATTTGAAGTAA
- a CDS encoding predicted protein, protein MATRTNAIESSINRLQELGVNFLAIDFDMTILDTHTGGRWVGSLEELLGHVRHEFKQLITASLQKNIRVAVVTFTAQISFVKGVLEAIVGPEEAARIPIRGNDRTWSYQGNGSRDGKQAYIASAVEELEQSGDAKITKSTTVLIDDDRRNIHHALSDGTRAIWFNPDKPHHLLRDLARLV, encoded by the coding sequence ATGGCTACCCGGACTAATGCCATTGAATCCTCCATCAATCGCCTCCAAGAGCTCGGAGTGAATTTTTTAGCAATCGACTTTGACATGACGATCCTTGACACGCACACGGGGGGACGATGGGTCGGATCATTAGAGGAACTCTTAGGACACGTACGACACGAATTCAAGCAATTGATTACGGCATCCCTCCAAAAAAATATAAGAGTTGCAGTGGTCACATTCACTGCTCAAATATCGTTTGTCAAAGGAGTATTGGAAGCAATTGTAGGTCCTGAAGAAGCTGCAAGGATACCAATTCGTGGGAATGATCGTACGTGGAGCTACCAAGGTAACGGTTCACGGGACGGAAAGCAAGCTTATATCGCATCTGCCGTCGAAGAATTAGAACAATCGGGAGATGCTAAGATTACTAAAAGCACTACGGTGTTAATTGATGACGACCGAAGAAATATACATCATGCACTTTCCGATGGCACCCGTGCAATTTGGTTCAACCCTGACAAGCCACACCACCTTCTGCGGGACTTGGCGCGTCTGGTATAG
- a CDS encoding predicted protein — MSRTSFRLLRNITILGPPGSGKGSYGRPIAKKWQVPILTASTILRNAAHAEIDLDSGRLVDCEIVTSYIFEYLCQSSMHKQPFMIDGFPRTLLQIQLMREWPIEKQVHVALQLDVPDFVCEAKMLGRRHCELCNGQFNTAAVYRQGFNLPPQMPDSCDRCIPDRNWTSRLDDTPAIVKERLQIHGEHQKPITDYFAINGRLLKFRPYNGMQDIHKMRESTEQWLTSLKFD; from the coding sequence ATGAGCCGTACGAGCTTCCGTTTGTTGAGAAATATCACGATTCTCGGTCCACCTGGAAGTGGCAAAGGATCTTATGGTAGGCCAATTGCCAAGAAATGGCAGGTGCCTATTCTTACGGCCTCGACCATCCTTCGAAATGCAGCACACGCCGAAATAGATCTTGATTCGGGGAGGCTTGTCGATTGTGAAATCGTGACAAGCTACATTTTTGAATACCTTTGTCAGTCATCGATGCACAAACAGCCTTTCATGATCGATGGCTTCCCCCGAACCTTACTTCAAATCCAGCTGATGAGAGAGTGGCCAATAGAGAAACAGGTACATGTCGCCCTTCAGCTCGATGTACCAGACTTTGTTTGCGAAGCTAAAATGCTGGGTAGACGGCACTGCGAGCTTTGCAACGGACAATTCAATACGGCCGCAGTCTATCGCCAAGGGTTTAATCTCCCTCCACAGATGCCCGACAGTTGTGATCGGTGCATTCCGGATCGAAATTGGACCTCTCGTTTGGATGACACTCCCGCGATCGTGAAAGAGAGGCTACAGATCCATGGAGAGCATCAAAAACCAATTACCGACTACTTCGCAATCAATGGGCGTCTTCTCAAGTTTCGACCCTACAACGGCATGCAGGATATACACAAAATGCGAGAGTCAACTGAGCAATGGCTGACGTCTCTGAAGTTTGACTAG
- a CDS encoding predicted protein — protein sequence MRVVSIAVFAAMLASAFGIDANVDNAMDNRVLQAASDVPSDMPSDMPSDIPSLGGPTMQPSMTTSSLPTIIGDRGGVTSSSSPLLSACIAVPAMAMAWQLYQ from the coding sequence ATGAGGGTTGTTTCGATCGCAGTTTTTGCGGCAATGCTTGCTAGCGCTTTCGGCATCGACGCCAATGTTGACAATGCAATGGACAACCGCGTCTTGCAAGCTGCAAGCGATGTACCGAGCGATATGCCGAGCGATATGCCGTCAGACATTCCGAGCCTCGGAGGGCCGACTATGCAACCATCTATGACTACCAGCTCGCTTCCCACAATCATTGGTGATCGGGGTGGTGTAACGAGCTCGAGTAGCCCTCTGCTTTCCGCATGTATCGCTGTTCCTGCTATGGCAATGGCCTGGCAGCTTTATCAGTAG
- a CDS encoding predicted protein: protein MATPSFRSKLEARVAAVNSLLCVGLDPHEKELFADGWEGVPEENRCDAAFTFCKTLVDATLPYTACYKPNAAFFEALGDGGIAVLRRVCQNIIPDDVPILLDVKRGDIGSTAAAYAEACYGLGADCVTLSPLMGWDSVSPFVTEKYVHKGAFLLCKTSNPGSNDFLALGLRSNECLYERIAKLVGSEWAQQTESSLGLVVGATDPVALSKARKAAGDDTWILAPGVGAQGGDLLEAAQAGLNTKGTCMLIPVSRGISKATDPAQAAKELQERIQKARDQVVAAHMIKKSSDEDIKLYQREFLEFSLSLGVLKFGSFVLKSGRISPYFFNAGLFASGAALSKLGKAYASTIIAAGPNQVNFDVIFGPAYKGISLGAVVGSALYNDFEVDVGFAYDRKEAKDHGEGGKLVGTSLEGKRVLIVDDVITAGTAIRESHTLLNDVGALPVGVVIALDRAEIRSMEDKISAVQAVARDLSLLVVSIVSLPQLQTFLERSPDYGDETLEKVIKYRNEYGV, encoded by the exons ATGGCCACCCCCTCTTTTCGATCAAAGCTTGAAGCTCGAGTCGCCGCAGTCAACTCTCTCTTGTGCGTTGGTCTAGACCCGCACGAGAAAGAGCTGTTTGCAGACGGATGGGAAGGCGTGCCGGAAGAAAATCGCTGTGACGCGGCCTTTACCTTTTGCAAAACGTTGGTCGACGCAACATTGCCTTACACGGCCTGCTACAAACCCAATGCTGCCTTTTTCGAGGCGTTAGGCGATGGAGGGATAGCGGTTCTGCGACGAGTTTGTCAAAACATAATACCGGATGATGTGCCGATTTTGTTGGATGTCAAGCGCGGCGACATTGGCTCGACCGCTGCGGCCTACGCCGAAGCGTGCTATGGTTTGGGTGCAGACTGTGTCACGCTTTCACCACTGATGGGATGGGACTCAGTCAGTCCCTTTGTTACAG AAAAGTACGTTCACAAAGGAGCATTTTTGCTGTGCAAAACGTCAAATCCTGGATCCAACGATTTTTTAGCTCTGGGATTACGTTCAAATGAATGTTTATACGAAAGAAttgccaagcttgttggCTCGGAATGGGCTCAGCAGACCGAGAGTTCATTGGGACTCGTTGTCGGGGCCACAGATCCAGTGGCCTTGTCCAAAGCGAGAAAGGCTGCAGGCGACGACACCTGGATTCTAGCACCCGGCGTTGGTGCTCAAGGTGGAGATCTTCTAGAAGCAGCGCAGGCTGGATTGAATACAAAGGGGACTTGCATGCTAATTCCCGTGTCTAGGGGTATCAGCAAAGCTACGGACCCAGCGCAGGCTGCAAAAGAATTGCAGGAGAGGATTCAGAAAGCTCGGGACCAAGTCGTGGCCGCACACATGATAAAAAAGAGTTCAGACGAAGATATTAAACTCTATCAACGCGAGTTTCTTGAATTTAGTCTGTCTCTAGGTGTTCTCAAATTCGGCTCTTTTGTGCTGAAAAGCGGCCGCATCTCTCCATATTTTTTCAACGCCGGTCTTTTTGCTTCTGGCGCTGCGTTAAGCAAGCTTGGGAAAGCCTATGCTTCGACTATCAT AGCTGCTGGGCCCAACCAAGTCAATTTTGATGTGATTTTTGGTCCTGCATACAAGGGTATTTCTCTAGGTGCTGTCGTTGGAAGCGCTCTGTATAACGATTTTGAAGTAGATGTCGGTTTTGCGTATGACCGAAAAGAGGCAAAGGATCATGGGGAAGGTGGTAAATTGGTCGGGACTTCGTTGGAAGGAAAACGAGTTCTGATTGTAGATGACGTAATCACAGCGGGAACCGCCATTCGTGAGTCGCACACTTTGCTCAACGATGTGGGTGCTTTGCCAGTTGGAGTAGTTATTGCCCTCGATCGAGCCGAAATTCGCTCTATGGAGGACAAGATTTCCGCTGTTCAAGCAGTCGCACGAGATCTATCTCTTTTGGTCGTGTCAATTGTCAGTCTTCCTCAACTACAGACATTTCTCGAACGAAGTCCGGACTACGGCGATGAAACGCTGGAAAAAGTAATTAAGTATCGAAACGAATACGGAGTGTAA
- a CDS encoding predicted protein codes for MIAKVPSTAVRTQLAPTGVLRAAINLSNFLLVVEREPSPRGPSPRLAQAVAEALGVPLQLVLFETPSEVAEAAKDNVWDVANIGNEPQRAEHIDFTSAYVEIAATYLVRKGSKLKTATDVDCPGNRVAVKKGSAYGLWLENNMSTAELVALPGSDDEVFAAFAGQHFDALAGLRPGLLKQQLKLSGSKITEGHFTAVQQAVGLRKGRPEALEWLQNFVEDAKRDGLIESWIQSYGLQGKLSVAPLESLCQRSL; via the coding sequence ATGATAGCAAAGGTGCCCTCGACTGCTGTGCGCACTCAGCTAGCACCGACCGGTGTGCTGCGGGCGGCCATCAATCTGTCCAATTTTTTGTTGGTGGTTGAGCGAGAACCCAGCCCACGCGGACCGTCCCCGCGTCTCGCACAAGCCGTGGCGGAGGCCTTGGGTGTTCCGCTGCAGCTCGTTTTATTCGAAACCCCGAGTGAGGTAGCCGAGGCTGCCAAGGACAATGTCTGGGATGTGGCCAATATCGGTAACGAACCCCAGCGTGCCGAGCACATTGACTTTACTTCCGCCTACGTTGAGATCGCTGCGACATATCTAGTCCGGAAAGGATCCAAATTAAAGACTGCTACGGACGTCGATTGTCCCGGAAACCGGGTGGCTGTGAAAAAAGGTTCGGCTTACGGTTTGTGGTTGGAAAACAATATGAGCACCGCCGAGCTAGTCGCTTTGCCGGGAAGTGACGATGAAGTAttcgccgcctttgccggacAGCACTTTGATGCCCTTGCTGGCCTTCGACCGGGTCTTCTAAAACAACAATTGAAACTTTCGGGATCAAAAATTACGGAGGGTCATTTTACGGCAGTCCAGCAGGCCGTTGGTTTGCGGAAAGGAAGACCCGAAGCTTTAGAATGGCTCCAGAATTTCGTTGAAGATGCCAAACGAGACGGATTAATCGAGAGTTGGATCCAATCGTATGGACTACAAGGAAAGCTATCAGTTGCACCATTAGAAAGCCTTTGCCAAAGGAGCCTGTAG